The DNA window GTTGATTTTGTAAAAAATGAAGAACCTCAATATAATCAACAACAATAAGAAAATCTCTGCAAAAGCAGAGATTTTTTTGTATAAGTATAAAAAATAATTCCTAATTTACTTACATATAAAATACATAATAATGGAAATAAAAATAAGCATACTAATAAATGTAACTTTAAAACTATTTTTTTTTCGCCTTCGAAATGTAAGACCTTTGGTTAATCTTATATATTCAGGTTTTTCCATATTTTCCTCCTTCCTTACTTCACACTAGCAGGACAACACCCATTTTTAATGGTTCATAAGAAAGATGTATACTGTCTTTAATAAGTAATCAAATTTCTATTGTTTATCGTATTATCCTTATTATAATATAGAATCTTTTAAAATTCTTTATTTTTTTGCAAAAATCGACATTTTTATTATAACGGTTAATTTCCCATTCGTAAACTAAGAACCTACTATCCTTCAAATTTAGTGAATTTTAAGATATGTTTCAAGGGTTCTTCATGTCTTTTTTTATTCCTTTTTTTTATTCGTAGTAAATTTAACCTATTTTTCAAAAAAACTCATATTTCCGAGGAAATATGAGCTTTTTATCCTTTATTCTCTTTTTACTACTACATCTTCTCTTAACATACGCCAAATATTGGGATCCTCCATTCCAAGTCTCCAAAGAGCAAGCCCTTTTGTATCAAGATCCCAAGCCTTTTGAGCCTTTGCATAGATACTATCTCTATTTTCAAACCAAACTTCGTGTTGATTTCCTTCTTCATCTACATAAGCAAAGGTTGGTGTTTGAGTCTTTTCATCAAAAATAATTTCTTTATTGTATTTTTCTGCAAGCTTCATGGCCATATCATAAGTTACATAGGTGTTCTTCCCTGTAGTTAAATTAAAATCAAATCCAAATACAGAAACGGCCCCTGTAATCTTTTCTGGTGGCATTTTAGTCTTTGTATAATTTAATACTCTATCCATCCATCCTATTGAAACAACAGGCCCTGGTCCACTTCCAGGCCAGCCATGTTCATTATAAAGCATTACAACAAATTCATCTACTGCCTTTCCAATGGCCTCATAATCAAATGGATCAGAGAAAGGATTAAAAGGTTTATCACTTACCCTAGCAGGAATAGACCCTGATAAATAATATCCTTTTTTTCTTAAAGCTTCTCCTAGTTCTGTATATAAAGCAGATAAGTTTTCACTATCTTCTAAATATACATCTTCAATATCAATATTTACCCCATCAAAATCATATTTTTCAATAAGGTTAATGACATTCTGAATAAAAGCTTGACGATTTTGCTCACTAGAAACTAAAGTTTTTACAACATCTTTTGAAGTTTTTGTTCCTCCGTCTTTGTATAATAAATTATGAACAACAGGTAAAATTTTAATATTTTGTCTATGGGCAATAGACACAATATCTTTTACATATTCATCTGTAAAATCTCCAAATTTTACAATTTCTGTTGGATTGTCCTTATTAATTTGAAATAAGAACATCCCTGTTTCTGATAACGCAGGTGTATTATTCACAAAAGAGTCATAAGAACTAGGTAATGCTGGTCCTTCTTCTAAAGTATAAAACCCTAAGTTGCCTATTATTGGTCTTTCTCCGTCATGTATATATTCCTTTACTAAATCTCCTCGAATCCATCCTTTACTATTATCAAATAATTTCACCTTTTTCCATTCTTTCCAAGCCCCTATTTCAGGAAGTCGTGCATTTTTACTCATTTGTGCTATAACTGGATAATAGGTTCCTGGTCCTTTACGGATGTTTGCAGCATCTACATTTACAACAACTTCCGTATAAAGAGGAATCTTAAGGCGTTGTCCTGGTGTTAACTCTGTACTCGTTAATCCATTTAATTTCATAAGATTTTCAATTGTCGTATCAAATCTTCTGGCAATACTGTATAAAGTATCTCCTGGTTGAACAGCATAAACAACACTCGAACTTCTCCACATATTTCCACCTCCTCATAAAAAAATCTTCATATTATCTTATTCATTTACCCAAAATATGGTTATTATTTTTTTTATTTTGTCATGACATAATCTTTGAATTCTATTATAATGTCATTATATGAAAATATTAGAGGGGGCATTTCTATGGAAATGAAAATTGTATATCTATGTTTCTTTGGTTTTCTAGCTCAATTTGTTGATTCTATTGCCGGCGGCGGAGGACTCATCAGTATTCCTGCTTTATTTGCTTTTGGTATTCCCCCTCATTTTGCCCTAGGTACCAACAAATTAGGGGCTATATTTGGCACTGTATCTAGTTCAGCAAAATTTATTCAATCAAAAAAAGTTCATTTTGCTATGCTAAAATATATGATTCCAGCTACCATTATTGGCGCCATATTAGGGGTAAACACAGTCTTATTAATTGATCAAAAAATATTAAATATTATTGTAACCATACTCCTTTTTATCGTATGTATCTATACCATATTTAAGAAAGATTTAGGCAGTGAAGATCATTTTACTGGTATGCATCGTAAAAATATCATCATTGGTGCAAGTATTGCATTTACCCTAGGCTTTTATGATGGTTTTTTTGGTCCAGGTGCAGGCTCTTTCTTGATTTTTTCCTTCATTACCTTTCTAGGCTTTGACTTTTTAATAAGCTGTGGCAATGCAAAAATATTAAATACTACCAGTGTGATTACATCTTTTATCGTCTTTGCCTTCCATGGTAAAGTCATTTATTCTATTGGTATCCCCATGGGCATATGTATGATGCTGGGTGCCCTTTTAGGAACACAACTAGCTATTAAAAATGGGGCAAAGCTTATCAAGCCTATTTTTATAGTGATTTCTATATGCTTTATGTTAAAACTGTCTTTGAATATTCTATAATAGTCGTATCGACACATGATGTATACTGTCTTTTCTAAAACTGTTTTTCATATGAATCTACAATGAAATCTTTCAGATTCAATAGTTGCTTTTTCCCTCTATTTCCTTTTATGGTGATTATTCTACCATCCTCAAGTTTTCTAATTATATAATCGCCTGTAAGTAGGTTATAGTCCTCTTCTTCATTAAGCATATCATCATTAACATCTACAAAACCACCTTCTGTTGCTCCAATCAAGTACCAGCCATTATTTTGATAACGAAATCTATATTTTAAATACCATCTCTCACTAGAACCTCCAAAGAACTTCAACATGATAGAACCTCTATCAATAATAATCTCATCAAAAGGATCACCAAAGGGTCCTCCTTCATTTCTTAACAAAATAGCTTTTTCTGCCTTTATTGATAGTGTATATGTACCGTCCTCATTCCCAAAGGCTATTAATAAATTTCTTGACGGAGCATATTCCATCTGATTAGTTTCCTCAATTACAACCACTTTATCAATTATCCCATCTTTATTTAAATCGCCTTCTGCTGAAGCTAATTGACCATCACTTTTTTCTAATATGTGCCATCCTTTAGGTATGAATGACGTTATGTCTTGAACATCATTCTCTGTTATAGTGTTACTTTGTGTCCCAACTCTAACATCAGAATTCAAATTCTCACTTAGTTTATCTTTTGATGCAACATTTGTTTCAATTGAAGTCTGTTTGTCAGACTCCATTTTACTAATTTCATTTTTGTTTATACATCCAACTAACCCAATTAAACTAAATAGCACTACTATTAATAACGGAATTCTTTTCATTTTATCTATCCCTTCAAATATATTTCATTGCACTAGATTATTTATTGCGAACCTTAGACCATAAAGATATCCTTACTACAGTATTTCGTCTAATATTCTTAGCATTTCAGTCGTCCTACGTGTATTTTGTAAGATGAAGGAAATTCTATGTTAGGTGATGTTAGGTTTTATCCCTTTTTATGTTTCAATTGTTCTATTTACTTTTTCCTACAATCTTATCAAAGCGACTATCCATACAAACACTAATATCAGTTGTTATGAATTTTCCTTCGTGAAAAA is part of the Crassaminicella profunda genome and encodes:
- a CDS encoding glycosyl hydrolase family 18 protein; translated protein: MWRSSSVVYAVQPGDTLYSIARRFDTTIENLMKLNGLTSTELTPGQRLKIPLYTEVVVNVDAANIRKGPGTYYPVIAQMSKNARLPEIGAWKEWKKVKLFDNSKGWIRGDLVKEYIHDGERPIIGNLGFYTLEEGPALPSSYDSFVNNTPALSETGMFLFQINKDNPTEIVKFGDFTDEYVKDIVSIAHRQNIKILPVVHNLLYKDGGTKTSKDVVKTLVSSEQNRQAFIQNVINLIEKYDFDGVNIDIEDVYLEDSENLSALYTELGEALRKKGYYLSGSIPARVSDKPFNPFSDPFDYEAIGKAVDEFVVMLYNEHGWPGSGPGPVVSIGWMDRVLNYTKTKMPPEKITGAVSVFGFDFNLTTGKNTYVTYDMAMKLAEKYNKEIIFDEKTQTPTFAYVDEEGNQHEVWFENRDSIYAKAQKAWDLDTKGLALWRLGMEDPNIWRMLREDVVVKRE
- a CDS encoding TSUP family transporter: MEMKIVYLCFFGFLAQFVDSIAGGGGLISIPALFAFGIPPHFALGTNKLGAIFGTVSSSAKFIQSKKVHFAMLKYMIPATIIGAILGVNTVLLIDQKILNIIVTILLFIVCIYTIFKKDLGSEDHFTGMHRKNIIIGASIAFTLGFYDGFFGPGAGSFLIFSFITFLGFDFLISCGNAKILNTTSVITSFIVFAFHGKVIYSIGIPMGICMMLGALLGTQLAIKNGAKLIKPIFIVISICFMLKLSLNIL